In Amycolatopsis coloradensis, one genomic interval encodes:
- a CDS encoding DedA family protein yields the protein MNLLLAQTASEPMGGLAGWAVSLMDALGGPGAAIIVGLDNLFPPIPSELVLPLAGFSASQGTFTLVEALVWTTFGSVAGAIIVYYLGLLLGRDRTRRWMAKIPLVKTSDFDKTEAWFQKHGTKAVFFGRMVPIFRSLISLPAGIERMSFWRFLALTTLGSLIWNTVFVLAGYGLGESWHVVEEYAGFFQYFVIAAVGLALTLFVVNRLREKNRTNA from the coding sequence ATGAACCTCCTGCTCGCCCAAACCGCCAGCGAACCGATGGGAGGACTCGCCGGCTGGGCGGTGTCACTGATGGACGCGCTGGGCGGTCCGGGCGCCGCGATCATCGTCGGCCTGGACAACCTGTTCCCGCCGATCCCCAGCGAACTGGTGCTCCCGCTCGCCGGGTTCTCCGCCAGCCAGGGCACGTTCACCCTCGTGGAAGCGCTGGTGTGGACGACCTTCGGCTCGGTCGCGGGCGCGATCATCGTGTACTACCTCGGCCTCCTGCTCGGCCGAGACCGCACGCGCCGCTGGATGGCGAAGATCCCGCTGGTCAAGACGTCCGACTTCGACAAGACCGAGGCCTGGTTCCAGAAACACGGCACCAAGGCGGTGTTCTTCGGCAGGATGGTGCCGATCTTCCGCAGCCTCATCTCGCTGCCCGCCGGGATCGAGCGCATGTCGTTCTGGCGGTTCCTGGCCCTGACCACGCTGGGCAGCCTGATCTGGAACACGGTGTTCGTGCTGGCGGGCTACGGCCTCGGGGAGAGCTGGCACGTGGTCGAGGAGTACGCCGGGTTCTTCCAGTACTTCGTGATCGCCGCCGTCGGGCTCGCGCTGACCCTCTTCGTGGTGAACCGCCTGCGTGAGAAGAACCGCACCAACGCCTGA
- the lon gene encoding endopeptidase La, with protein MTDNRLLPVLPLDDDVVLPGMIVPLDLADTETRAAVESAQANTPAQASFPGIRSSAATKAEVLIVPRVHGEYAELGTIATVERIGRVPGGKTAVLLRGTRRAVVGRIADGPGAARWVHAEVATETTDDNAAKLASEYKSVVIAILQQRGGWQMIDAVQEVEDPSAVADLAGNSSYLKTEQKLELLTMLDVSTRLEKALEWSREQLAELEVTDTIRKDVQEGMEKQQKEFLLRRQLEAIRKELGELDGTANDDDYRARVEAAELPDAVKKAALSEVDKLERTSDQSPEGGWIRTWLDTVLELPWNERTTDVHDIAAARDILDADHAGLDDVKERIIEYLAVRKRRAESGLGPVGGRRSGAVLALAGPPGVGKTSLGESVAKAMGRKFVRVALGGIRDEAEIRGHRRTYVGALPGRIVRAIKEAGSMNPVVLLDEIDKVGADYRGDPTAALLEVLDPEQNHTFRDHYLEVELDLSDVVFLATANALETIPGPLLDRMELVTLDGYTEHEKVTIARDHLLPRELERAGLGKDDVTLTDGAFSRIAAEYTREAGVRNANRTIAKVLRKVATKVALDEVELPLTIDADGLETYLGRPRHLPESSLPASTQRTSTPGVATGLAVTGAGGDVLYIEASLADPESGSTGLSLTGQLGDVMKESVQIALSYLRSRGAELELPVGDLKDRGIHVHVPAGAVPKDGPSAGITMTTALASLLSGRVVKSDVAMTGEVSLTGRVLPIGGVKQKLLAAHRAGMKTVIIPQRNEPDLDDVPAEVLAQLDVHAVANVRDVLDIALAPATAPVAQAA; from the coding sequence ATGACCGACAACCGCCTCCTGCCCGTCCTCCCGCTCGATGACGACGTCGTGCTGCCGGGCATGATCGTCCCGCTCGACCTCGCCGACACGGAGACGCGCGCCGCGGTGGAGTCCGCCCAGGCCAACACGCCTGCCCAGGCTTCTTTCCCGGGGATCCGGTCCAGCGCCGCCACGAAGGCCGAAGTGCTGATCGTCCCCCGCGTCCACGGCGAGTACGCCGAACTCGGCACCATCGCGACCGTCGAGCGCATCGGGCGCGTGCCCGGCGGCAAGACCGCGGTGTTGCTGCGCGGCACCCGCCGCGCCGTCGTCGGCCGCATCGCCGACGGGCCCGGCGCCGCCCGCTGGGTGCACGCCGAGGTCGCCACCGAGACCACCGACGACAACGCCGCGAAACTCGCGTCCGAGTACAAGTCCGTCGTCATCGCGATCCTCCAGCAGCGCGGCGGCTGGCAGATGATCGACGCCGTCCAGGAGGTCGAAGACCCGTCCGCGGTCGCCGACCTGGCAGGCAACTCGTCCTACCTCAAGACCGAGCAGAAGCTCGAACTGCTGACCATGCTCGATGTCTCCACGCGGCTGGAGAAGGCCCTCGAATGGAGCCGCGAGCAGCTGGCCGAGCTCGAGGTGACCGACACCATCCGCAAGGACGTCCAGGAGGGCATGGAGAAGCAGCAGAAGGAGTTCCTGCTGCGCCGCCAGCTCGAAGCGATCCGCAAGGAACTGGGCGAGCTCGACGGCACCGCCAACGACGACGACTACCGCGCCCGCGTCGAGGCCGCCGAGCTGCCGGACGCGGTCAAGAAGGCCGCACTGTCCGAAGTGGACAAACTGGAGCGGACCTCCGACCAGTCCCCCGAGGGCGGCTGGATCCGCACGTGGCTGGACACCGTCCTCGAACTGCCGTGGAACGAGCGCACCACCGACGTCCACGACATCGCCGCGGCGCGCGACATCCTCGACGCCGACCACGCCGGTCTCGACGACGTGAAGGAACGCATCATCGAGTACCTGGCCGTGCGCAAGCGTCGCGCGGAATCGGGGCTCGGCCCGGTCGGCGGACGACGTTCGGGCGCAGTGCTGGCGCTCGCCGGCCCTCCCGGGGTCGGCAAGACGTCGCTCGGCGAGTCCGTGGCGAAGGCGATGGGCCGCAAGTTCGTCCGCGTGGCGCTCGGCGGCATCCGCGACGAGGCCGAGATCCGCGGTCACCGCCGCACCTACGTCGGCGCGCTGCCCGGCCGGATCGTCCGCGCCATCAAGGAAGCGGGCTCGATGAACCCGGTCGTGCTGCTCGACGAGATCGACAAGGTCGGCGCCGACTACCGCGGCGACCCGACGGCCGCGTTGCTGGAGGTGCTGGACCCGGAGCAGAACCACACCTTCCGCGACCACTACCTCGAGGTCGAGCTCGACCTGTCCGACGTCGTGTTCCTGGCGACGGCGAACGCGCTCGAGACCATCCCCGGCCCGCTGCTGGACCGGATGGAGCTGGTCACCCTCGACGGCTACACCGAGCACGAGAAGGTGACCATCGCCCGCGACCACCTGCTCCCCCGCGAGCTGGAGCGCGCCGGCCTCGGCAAGGACGACGTCACGCTGACCGACGGCGCGTTCAGCCGCATCGCCGCCGAGTACACGCGGGAAGCCGGGGTGCGCAACGCGAACCGGACCATCGCGAAGGTGCTGCGGAAGGTGGCGACCAAGGTCGCCCTCGACGAGGTCGAGTTGCCGCTGACGATCGACGCCGACGGGCTCGAGACCTACCTCGGCCGTCCTCGGCACCTGCCGGAGTCCTCGCTGCCCGCGTCGACACAGCGAACGTCGACCCCGGGCGTGGCGACCGGGCTGGCCGTGACCGGCGCCGGCGGTGACGTCCTCTACATCGAGGCGTCGCTGGCGGATCCGGAGTCGGGCTCGACCGGGCTGTCGCTGACCGGTCAGCTGGGTGACGTGATGAAGGAGTCGGTGCAGATCGCGTTGTCGTACCTGCGCTCGCGCGGCGCCGAGCTGGAACTGCCGGTCGGCGACCTGAAGGACCGCGGCATCCACGTGCACGTCCCCGCGGGCGCGGTGCCCAAGGACGGGCCGAGCGCCGGCATCACGATGACGACCGCGCTGGCGTCCCTGCTTTCGGGCCGGGTCGTGAAGTCGGACGTCGCGATGACCGGTGAGGTGTCGCTGACCGGGCGCGTGCTGCCGATCGGCGGGGTCAAGCAGAAGCTGCTGGCCGCGCACCGGGCGGGAATGAAGACGGTGATCATCCCGCAGCGCAACGAACCCGATCTGGACGATGTCCCGGCCGAAGTGCTGGCACAGCTGGACGTCCACGCCGTGGCGAACGTCCGCGACGTGCTGGACATCGCGCTGGCCCCGGCGACGGCTCCGGTCGCCCAAGCGGCGTAA
- a CDS encoding VOC family protein yields MNVLASTVSLTVDDVAASSRFFTEHFGFTEQMAAEGFVSLGHETAKVAIVLLQAGIEVLPENLRQQRASGVIVAFTVENLEAEEKRLRDEGVEITLPLREEPWGERLLMVTDPNGVPVELVEWAQQ; encoded by the coding sequence ATGAACGTCCTTGCCTCCACCGTCTCGCTGACCGTCGACGATGTCGCCGCTTCCAGCCGCTTCTTCACCGAGCACTTCGGCTTCACCGAGCAGATGGCCGCGGAGGGTTTCGTCTCCCTCGGGCATGAAACCGCGAAGGTGGCCATCGTCCTGCTTCAGGCGGGGATCGAGGTCCTGCCGGAGAACCTGCGGCAGCAGCGCGCGTCCGGGGTGATCGTGGCCTTCACGGTCGAGAACCTCGAAGCCGAGGAGAAGCGCCTGCGCGACGAAGGTGTCGAGATCACATTGCCGCTGCGGGAAGAGCCGTGGGGGGAGCGCCTCCTCATGGTCACCGACCCGAACGGCGTGCCTGTGGAACTCGTGGAATGGGCGCAGCAGTAA
- a CDS encoding PPOX class F420-dependent oxidoreductase has product MTFTDEEIAYLRSQPLARFATLSEDGEQPDVVPLAFEFDGTCFRVGGVGASVLATRKFRNIRAGRRKVALVVDDTASFDPFIARGIRIYGEADDPIERVGAVGPGIYSRVTPKVSWSWNMAGEPAGETWYPSRRAVHGEA; this is encoded by the coding sequence ATGACCTTTACAGACGAGGAGATCGCATACCTGCGTTCGCAGCCTTTGGCCCGCTTCGCGACCCTCTCGGAGGACGGCGAACAGCCTGATGTCGTGCCGCTGGCGTTCGAGTTCGACGGCACTTGTTTCCGGGTCGGCGGAGTGGGCGCGTCGGTCCTCGCGACCCGGAAGTTCCGCAACATCCGTGCGGGGCGGCGCAAAGTCGCCCTGGTCGTCGACGACACGGCCTCCTTCGACCCGTTCATCGCCCGCGGTATCCGGATCTACGGCGAGGCCGACGACCCGATCGAACGCGTGGGAGCGGTCGGCCCTGGCATCTACTCGCGCGTGACGCCGAAGGTGTCGTGGAGCTGGAACATGGCGGGGGAACCCGCGGGCGAGACGTGGTACCCGTCGAGGCGCGCGGTTCACGGCGAGGCGTAG
- a CDS encoding VOC family protein, with protein MIRINITSVFVDDQAKALEFYTEKLGFIKKHDVPTGDARWLTVVSPANPDGVELLLEPDGHPAAKPFKKALTDDGIPFTQFAVDDVYAEVDRLKGLGVQFTQDAVDMGPVVTAVFDDTCGNLIQLATMK; from the coding sequence GTGATCCGGATCAACATCACCAGCGTCTTCGTCGACGACCAGGCCAAGGCGCTGGAGTTCTACACCGAAAAGCTGGGTTTCATCAAGAAACACGACGTGCCCACCGGCGACGCCCGCTGGCTCACCGTGGTCTCCCCCGCCAATCCCGACGGTGTCGAGCTGCTGCTGGAACCGGATGGCCACCCCGCGGCGAAGCCGTTCAAGAAGGCACTGACCGACGACGGCATCCCGTTCACCCAGTTCGCCGTCGACGACGTGTACGCCGAGGTCGACCGGCTCAAAGGCCTGGGGGTCCAGTTCACGCAGGACGCTGTCGACATGGGGCCGGTGGTCACCGCCGTCTTCGACGACACCTGCGGCAACCTGATCCAGCTCGCGACGATGAAGTAG
- a CDS encoding helix-turn-helix transcriptional regulator, with product MNTESEFMARLRELRDRSGLSIRALAAATGWSRSTLADTLARNTLPGNENQMRVLLRALLRALPGEPGIDEYLADWRHLIGRRHHRNGGCAPIDRILLALAVAEQRGGADAPGLRKAREIVLSEGSLRKFPSRGEYAANSPGSPVPPVLSDPLLPAPPHQRMSRRHE from the coding sequence ATGAACACCGAATCGGAGTTCATGGCGCGACTGCGTGAACTTCGCGACCGAAGCGGCCTCAGCATCCGCGCGCTGGCCGCCGCGACCGGCTGGTCCCGCAGCACCTTGGCCGACACGCTGGCCCGGAACACCTTGCCCGGCAACGAAAACCAGATGAGGGTGCTGTTGCGCGCACTGCTCCGGGCACTGCCCGGAGAGCCGGGAATCGACGAGTATCTCGCCGACTGGCGTCACCTGATCGGACGTCGTCACCACCGCAATGGCGGATGCGCACCGATCGATCGGATACTGCTCGCTTTGGCCGTCGCGGAACAGCGCGGCGGGGCCGACGCGCCGGGACTCCGCAAAGCCCGGGAAATTGTGCTGAGCGAGGGTTCCCTACGAAAGTTCCCTTCTCGCGGTGAATATGCCGCGAATTCACCTGGAAGTCCCGTTCCGCCCGTACTCTCCGACCCGCTCCTTCCCGCACCACCACATCAGCGGATGTCTCGGAGGCATGAGTGA
- a CDS encoding metalloregulator ArsR/SmtB family transcription factor, with the protein MDVDLFKAIGDATRRTILDELTEKDGQTLFEICGRLTMKHGLTSSRQAISQHLAMLEQAGLVHTRRQGRYKFHHIDTSPLRSIVERWPIDREEPNP; encoded by the coding sequence GTGGACGTCGACCTGTTCAAGGCGATCGGTGACGCGACGCGACGCACCATCCTGGACGAGCTGACCGAAAAGGACGGTCAGACACTGTTCGAGATCTGCGGCAGGCTGACCATGAAACACGGCCTGACCTCGTCACGGCAGGCCATCTCGCAACATCTCGCGATGCTCGAACAGGCGGGCCTGGTGCACACCCGGCGACAGGGCCGCTACAAGTTCCACCACATCGACACGAGCCCGTTGCGATCGATCGTCGAGCGGTGGCCCATCGACCGAGAGGAACCGAACCCGTGA
- a CDS encoding sensor histidine kinase encodes MPVPAAMRRYLRKMLRGTLGLAIGATTGVAEFFYVLFGGIALAVPALRRPVFSGARTLSEMERQRLEKYFGEENATDYSGRRAMAYLVPRCVIGLLSAGIFGLILLGAGSGLIIGYQLLDGRSPGGDAPADWYDPVTTLLFGALLVFLSLQGLIGAATLDGKLARYFFGPSKKEQLRRRVSELATSRAEVVEAVNGERRRIERDLHDGVQQRLVALGMLLGRARRATDPKRASDLLRQAHEESQRALVDLREVSWRVYPIALDADGLHPALEALAERSGVPVHLRVDLPERPPAAIETVVYFVASEAVTNTIKHAAATRIDIEAERDGDRVRVRITDDGTGGARESGGGLSGLARRVAAADGQFIVDSPPGGPTVVTAVLPCA; translated from the coding sequence ATGCCTGTTCCGGCAGCGATGCGCCGCTACCTGCGCAAGATGCTCCGCGGCACGCTGGGCCTGGCGATCGGCGCCACGACCGGGGTCGCGGAGTTCTTCTACGTGCTTTTCGGCGGCATCGCGCTCGCGGTCCCCGCGTTGCGGCGGCCCGTCTTCTCCGGCGCCCGCACACTGTCCGAAATGGAGCGACAACGGCTGGAGAAGTACTTCGGCGAGGAGAACGCGACGGATTACTCCGGACGCCGCGCGATGGCCTACCTGGTCCCGCGGTGCGTCATCGGGTTGCTCAGCGCCGGGATCTTCGGCCTGATCCTGCTGGGTGCCGGATCCGGCCTGATCATCGGGTATCAGCTCCTCGACGGCAGGTCGCCCGGCGGCGACGCCCCGGCCGATTGGTACGACCCGGTCACCACCCTGCTCTTCGGCGCGCTGCTCGTTTTCCTTTCCTTGCAAGGGCTCATCGGGGCCGCGACGCTGGACGGCAAGCTGGCGAGGTACTTTTTCGGGCCCAGCAAGAAGGAACAGCTGCGCCGCCGGGTCTCCGAACTCGCGACCAGCCGGGCCGAGGTGGTCGAAGCGGTCAACGGCGAGCGCCGCCGGATCGAACGGGACCTGCACGACGGCGTCCAGCAGCGGCTCGTCGCGCTCGGGATGCTGCTCGGCCGGGCACGGCGGGCCACCGACCCGAAGCGCGCGTCGGATCTGCTGCGGCAGGCGCACGAGGAGTCCCAGCGCGCCCTCGTCGACTTGCGCGAGGTCTCATGGCGGGTGTACCCGATCGCGCTGGACGCGGACGGGCTGCACCCCGCGCTGGAAGCGCTCGCGGAACGCTCGGGGGTACCGGTCCACCTCCGGGTCGACCTGCCGGAACGGCCACCGGCGGCCATCGAGACCGTCGTCTACTTCGTCGCGTCCGAAGCGGTCACCAATACGATCAAGCACGCCGCGGCGACGCGGATCGACATCGAGGCCGAGCGGGACGGGGACAGGGTGCGGGTGCGGATCACCGATGACGGCACGGGCGGGGCGCGGGAGTCCGGCGGCGGTCTCTCCGGCCTCGCACGGCGCGTCGCCGCCGCGGACGGGCAGTTCATTGTGGACAGTCCACCCGGCGGCCCGACCGTGGTGACGGCGGTGCTGCCGTGCGCGTGA
- a CDS encoding alkaline phosphatase PhoX, with amino-acid sequence MKRRNFLRAAVVGAGVTAFGNRLSGAALAAPAQNGPSPYGALQAADANGIQLPAGFTSRVIARSGQKVANTGYTWHSAPDGGAVFADGSGWIYVSNSEITPGGGASAVKFDASGNITGAHRILANTRQNCAGGKTPWNTWLSCEEIDLGFVYECQPNGPATAAVQRPAMGKFKHEAAAADPVRKVVYLTEDTSDGCFYRFVPTTWGNLSAGTLQVLKAGTATSGSFTWANVPDPDGSPTATRNQVSGAKRFSGGEGLHYANDTAWFTTKGDNRVWQLNLTNNTYELAYDDSLVSPGSAPLTGVDNVTGTSSGDLYVAEDGGNMEICIITPNDIVAPFLRINGQSSSEICGPAFTPAGNRLYFSSQRGTSGSSSGGITYEVTGPFRS; translated from the coding sequence GTGAAGCGACGGAATTTCCTGCGCGCGGCCGTGGTCGGCGCCGGTGTCACGGCGTTCGGAAACAGGCTCTCGGGGGCGGCCCTCGCCGCGCCTGCCCAGAACGGACCCAGCCCGTACGGCGCGCTCCAGGCGGCCGACGCGAACGGGATCCAGCTGCCGGCGGGATTCACCAGCCGCGTCATCGCGAGGTCCGGCCAGAAGGTCGCGAACACCGGGTACACCTGGCACAGCGCCCCGGACGGCGGCGCGGTGTTCGCCGACGGCAGCGGCTGGATCTACGTGTCGAATTCGGAGATCACGCCCGGCGGCGGGGCGAGCGCGGTCAAATTCGACGCGAGCGGGAACATCACCGGTGCCCATCGCATCCTGGCGAATACGCGCCAGAACTGCGCGGGCGGCAAGACTCCTTGGAACACCTGGCTTTCCTGTGAGGAGATCGACCTCGGGTTCGTCTACGAGTGCCAGCCGAACGGTCCGGCCACGGCCGCCGTCCAGCGGCCCGCGATGGGGAAGTTCAAGCACGAGGCCGCGGCGGCCGACCCGGTGCGCAAGGTCGTCTACCTGACCGAGGACACCTCGGACGGCTGCTTTTACCGCTTCGTCCCGACGACCTGGGGCAACCTCTCCGCCGGAACGCTGCAGGTGCTGAAGGCGGGCACGGCGACCTCGGGCAGCTTCACCTGGGCGAACGTGCCCGACCCCGACGGCTCTCCCACCGCCACCCGCAACCAGGTGTCCGGTGCGAAGCGGTTCTCCGGCGGCGAAGGCCTGCACTACGCCAACGACACCGCGTGGTTCACCACCAAGGGCGACAACCGCGTTTGGCAGCTCAACCTGACCAACAACACTTACGAGCTGGCCTACGACGACTCGCTGGTCAGCCCCGGCTCGGCCCCGCTGACCGGCGTCGACAACGTCACGGGGACCTCTTCGGGTGACCTGTACGTCGCCGAAGACGGCGGCAACATGGAGATCTGCATCATCACGCCGAACGACATCGTGGCGCCGTTCCTGCGGATCAACGGCCAGAGCTCGTCGGAGATCTGCGGTCCCGCGTTCACCCCGGCGGGCAACCGGCTGTATTTCTCGTCGCAACGCGGTACCTCCGGTTCGTCCTCCGGCGGGATCACCTACGAGGTGACCGGCCCCTTCCGTTCCTGA
- a CDS encoding TetR/AcrR family transcriptional regulator yields the protein MTSTDVGLRELKKQETRQLISDQATLLFIEKGFEETTIAEIAAAARVAKKTVTNYFARKEDLALDQHEEFTNGLANAVRDRKPGESALAALRRTFLDAVAEHSPVIGFTGPVFAKMVLESPTLTARLRELHELREAALAELLASETGANADDVTPVMAAAELNAIDRVLFREVLRRSHAGESNDEIAEALTKATQRAFELLEPAFGDYAIRE from the coding sequence ATGACCAGCACGGATGTGGGTTTGCGGGAGCTCAAGAAGCAGGAGACACGGCAGCTGATCTCCGATCAGGCGACGCTGCTCTTCATCGAGAAGGGCTTCGAGGAGACGACGATCGCCGAGATCGCAGCGGCGGCGAGAGTCGCGAAGAAGACCGTCACGAACTACTTCGCGCGCAAGGAGGACCTGGCGCTCGACCAGCACGAGGAGTTCACGAACGGGCTGGCGAACGCCGTCCGGGACCGGAAGCCGGGTGAGTCGGCGTTGGCCGCGCTACGACGCACCTTCCTGGACGCGGTGGCCGAGCACTCGCCGGTGATCGGCTTCACCGGGCCGGTCTTCGCCAAAATGGTGCTGGAGAGCCCGACTCTGACCGCCCGGCTGCGTGAACTGCACGAACTGCGGGAAGCTGCGCTCGCCGAACTGCTCGCGAGCGAGACCGGAGCGAACGCGGACGACGTCACCCCGGTCATGGCGGCCGCCGAGCTCAACGCGATCGACCGCGTCCTCTTCCGCGAGGTCCTCCGGCGCTCGCACGCGGGCGAGAGCAACGACGAGATCGCCGAAGCGCTGACGAAGGCGACACAGCGGGCTTTCGAGTTGCTGGAACCGGCGTTCGGCGACTACGCGATCCGTGAATAG
- a CDS encoding response regulator transcription factor yields the protein MRVILAEDSTLLREGLVRLLVEEGHEVVASVGDGDALLSTTAAYRPDVIVTDVRMPPTHTDEGLRAALEIRKRWPEIGVLVLSQYVEKRYAAELITGDGERVGYLLKDRVAQVGEFLDALDRVAAGGAAFDPEVVRRLLARTTHTDPLGKLTVRERDVLEKMAQGHTNAGIAESLFVSLSAVEKHVNAIFDKLGLASTAGYSRRVLAILRYLGS from the coding sequence GTGCGCGTGATCCTCGCCGAGGACTCGACCCTGCTGCGCGAGGGGCTGGTCCGGCTGCTGGTCGAGGAGGGGCACGAAGTCGTCGCGTCGGTCGGCGATGGTGACGCGCTCCTCTCGACGACGGCCGCCTATCGGCCGGACGTGATCGTCACCGACGTCCGCATGCCGCCGACCCATACCGACGAGGGGCTTCGCGCGGCGCTCGAGATCCGGAAGCGCTGGCCGGAGATCGGAGTGCTGGTGCTCTCGCAGTACGTCGAGAAGCGCTACGCCGCCGAGTTGATCACCGGCGACGGCGAACGCGTCGGCTATCTCCTGAAGGACCGGGTCGCCCAAGTGGGCGAATTCCTGGACGCGCTCGACCGCGTCGCCGCGGGCGGGGCCGCGTTCGATCCGGAGGTCGTCCGGCGGCTGCTCGCGCGGACCACGCACACCGATCCGCTCGGGAAACTGACCGTCCGCGAGCGTGACGTGCTGGAGAAAATGGCGCAGGGCCACACGAACGCCGGGATCGCCGAGTCACTGTTCGTGTCACTGAGCGCCGTCGAGAAGCATGTGAACGCCATCTTCGACAAGCTCGGCCTGGCCAGCACCGCCGGGTACAGCCGCCGTGTCCTCGCGATCCTGCGGTACCTCGGTTCCTGA
- a CDS encoding DUF4241 domain-containing protein, whose protein sequence is MSEGTLLDVVYCEGWDPAARAVIGRLSSGTARGRDAAGEQYAVALVRPGTEVPLVLLEIAWKHSFARTVLFDELGRRRGFFEFRVLEDGALFLMKVEQWTYRFEDQEEFDKKSAGHLEMSFGPDGKGWMHQAPQGYGGGSSSGQVSKQVSELTTPKPAFGDWEPLANSGPLTLRTPDAPDTDPPLPVDERPWRPSVPLRPSGMDEMFTAGTRFSMSGDHGLVEVELRDAGKLRMPSGRLVAADPAFLDANAEHFTVTVPPGEYQVAVSVIRFVDEPTHERVAAAKLVVADVPVVTWETALWPGQNALFLGDGEFYGYGVDSGTGCFADAAAVPAEMDDDLLEKFEEVDPYVDVTPDGADGNIIAFTTGWGDGSYPTWIGRAADGRPACFVTDMLVLDRARILTA, encoded by the coding sequence ATGTCTGAGGGGACCTTGCTGGACGTCGTCTATTGCGAAGGCTGGGATCCGGCCGCCCGCGCGGTGATCGGGAGGCTCTCATCCGGCACCGCACGCGGACGCGACGCCGCCGGGGAGCAATACGCCGTCGCCTTGGTGCGCCCGGGCACCGAGGTGCCGCTGGTGCTGCTCGAAATCGCGTGGAAGCACTCCTTCGCCCGCACGGTGCTGTTCGATGAGCTGGGCAGGCGCCGGGGTTTCTTCGAGTTCCGAGTGCTGGAGGACGGCGCGCTGTTCCTCATGAAGGTCGAGCAGTGGACCTACCGGTTCGAAGACCAGGAAGAGTTCGACAAGAAGAGCGCCGGCCATCTGGAGATGTCCTTCGGCCCGGACGGCAAGGGCTGGATGCACCAGGCGCCCCAGGGTTACGGCGGCGGCTCCAGCAGCGGTCAGGTGAGCAAGCAGGTGTCGGAACTGACCACACCGAAGCCCGCCTTCGGTGACTGGGAGCCTCTCGCGAACTCGGGGCCGCTGACCCTCCGGACCCCCGACGCTCCCGACACCGATCCGCCGCTGCCCGTCGACGAACGTCCCTGGCGGCCGTCCGTTCCGCTGCGCCCTTCCGGCATGGACGAGATGTTCACCGCGGGCACGCGCTTCTCGATGAGCGGCGACCATGGCCTCGTCGAGGTCGAGCTCCGGGACGCCGGGAAGCTCCGCATGCCCAGCGGCAGGCTCGTCGCGGCGGACCCGGCGTTCCTGGACGCGAACGCGGAGCACTTCACGGTCACCGTGCCTCCCGGTGAGTACCAGGTCGCAGTCTCCGTGATCCGGTTCGTCGACGAACCCACCCACGAACGGGTCGCGGCCGCCAAACTCGTCGTCGCCGATGTTCCCGTCGTCACCTGGGAAACCGCGCTCTGGCCCGGACAGAACGCGCTTTTCCTCGGGGACGGGGAGTTCTACGGCTACGGCGTGGACAGCGGCACGGGCTGCTTCGCCGACGCGGCCGCCGTCCCCGCGGAGATGGACGACGACCTCCTGGAGAAGTTCGAGGAGGTGGACCCGTATGTCGACGTCACCCCGGACGGAGCCGACGGCAACATCATCGCGTTCACCACCGGCTGGGGCGACGGCAGTTATCCGACCTGGATCGGCCGGGCGGCCGACGGCAGGCCGGCCTGCTTCGTCACCGACATGCTGGTCCTCGACCGCGCCCGGATTCTCACGGCTTGA